A genomic window from Gemmatimonadaceae bacterium includes:
- a CDS encoding sterol desaturase family protein: MGIIKASIPLFFLLIAAELLWSRASGRRVMRLNDSLSDLSCGILSQLSGIFTKLFTIGIFIWVADRWAVQRWLPAIPEWPERAPITAAEAFPWFGVDAAALLSWAAVFVLVDFCYYWSHRFAHEINILWAGHVVHHSSEEYNLPVALRQSALHGLMNWVFYMPLAFAGVPWRMFVACNALNLIYQFWIHTRAVGRLSPLGEYVLNTPSHHRVHHGVNPKYQDKNYAGVFITFDRWFGTFQVEEEEPVYGITKPLRSWNPLWANVHVFVQIAKDAWRASRWRDKLRIVFGRPGWRPPELGEIERPREVSTETFVKYDPPVPAPLAWYAFAQFVVGLLGAILVLRHAELVPLGILAVAAFFVAVTLTGVGGVFERARWAGTLETARLLTMLAASVAVLVLGIGPLWPAYLGVVFAVASLAVLRRYRGEMTRLELAPLM; the protein is encoded by the coding sequence ATGGGCATCATCAAGGCGTCAATCCCCCTGTTCTTCCTGCTGATCGCCGCCGAGCTCCTGTGGAGCCGGGCGTCGGGCCGGCGCGTGATGCGCCTGAACGACTCCCTCAGTGACCTCAGCTGCGGGATCCTGAGTCAACTCTCGGGCATCTTCACCAAGCTGTTCACGATCGGAATCTTCATCTGGGTCGCCGATCGCTGGGCGGTGCAGCGCTGGCTGCCGGCGATCCCCGAATGGCCAGAACGCGCGCCGATCACGGCCGCCGAGGCATTTCCCTGGTTCGGCGTGGACGCCGCAGCGCTGCTCAGCTGGGCCGCGGTGTTCGTGCTGGTGGACTTCTGCTACTACTGGAGTCATCGCTTCGCCCACGAGATCAACATCCTCTGGGCCGGCCACGTCGTGCACCACTCCAGCGAGGAGTACAACCTGCCGGTGGCGCTGCGGCAGAGCGCGCTGCACGGCCTAATGAACTGGGTGTTCTATATGCCGCTGGCCTTCGCCGGCGTGCCGTGGCGGATGTTCGTCGCCTGCAATGCGCTCAATCTCATCTACCAGTTCTGGATCCACACCCGCGCCGTCGGGCGCCTGTCGCCGCTGGGCGAGTACGTCCTGAACACGCCCTCGCACCACCGCGTGCACCACGGCGTGAACCCGAAGTACCAAGACAAGAACTACGCTGGCGTCTTCATCACCTTCGACCGCTGGTTCGGGACCTTCCAGGTGGAGGAAGAGGAACCAGTCTACGGCATCACGAAGCCGCTGCGCAGTTGGAACCCGCTCTGGGCCAACGTCCACGTCTTCGTGCAGATCGCCAAGGACGCGTGGAGGGCGTCGCGCTGGCGCGACAAGCTGCGGATCGTGTTCGGGCGGCCCGGCTGGCGCCCGCCCGAGCTGGGCGAGATCGAGCGTCCAAGGGAGGTCAGCACAGAGACCTTCGTGAAATACGACCCGCCGGTGCCCGCGCCGCTGGCGTGGTACGCCTTTGCGCAGTTCGTGGTCGGGCTGCTGGGCGCCATCCTGGTATTGCGCCACGCGGAGCTCGTGCCGCTCGGTATCCTGGCGGTCGCGGCGTTCTTCGTGGCGGTGACGCTGACCGGTGTCGGCGGCGTGTTCGAGCGGGCACGATGGGCGGGGACCCTGGAGACGGCGCGGCTGCTGACGATGCTGGCCGCGTCGGTCGCGGTGCTCGTGCTGGGCATCGGGCCACTCTGGCCGGCGTACTTGGGAGTGGTGTTTGCCGTTGCCTCGCTGGCCGTGTTGCGGCGGTACCGCGGGGAGATGACCAGGCTGGAGTTGGCGCCGTTGATGTGA